One window of the Polypterus senegalus isolate Bchr_013 chromosome 18, ASM1683550v1, whole genome shotgun sequence genome contains the following:
- the il11a gene encoding interleukin-11 has translation MRLSLGQAPLALLSVFASLTGVTSAPFRFHPDFDVLVNHAQALLKESKQALHLLKKVSSLEGEHKLESLPVLAASATDMSNIQVKATLSKLLSDLRSYEKHIEWVKATSEKHHHVQLPKMHAVLSRLQNFAGSLEHQIVKLGLVLPKTPSPALPPLNSNTWSVIQASHAILQNLRLFSDWAVRALLALTGKV, from the exons taTCTCTCGGCCAAGCACCCCTTGCGCTGCTGTCAGTTTTTGCGAGCCTCACTGGAGTAACTTCAGCACCATTCCGCTTCCATCCTGACTTTGACGTCTTGGTGAATCATGCACAGGCGCTGCTAAAGGAAAGCAAGCAAGCTCTCCACCTTTTG AAAAAAGTGTCCAGCCTTGAAGGCGAACACAAGCTGGAGTCTCTGCCGGTTTTGGCGGCAAGTGCAACAGACATGTCCAACATACAAGTGAAAGCAACACTCTCCAAGCTGCTCTCCGACTTGCGCTCCTATGAGAAGCATATAGAATGGGTGAAAGCTACAAGTGAGAAACATCATCACGTCCAGCTTCCCAAAATGCATGCAGTTTTGTCACGGCTGCAGAACTTTGCTGGCAGTCTGGAGCACCAG ATAGTGAAGTTGGGACTTGTCCTACCAAAGACCCCTTCTCCAGCTCTTCCCCCTTTGAACTCCAATACATGGAGTGTCATTCAGGCATCACATGCCATTCTGCAAAACCTCCGCCTGTTCTCGGATTGGGCAGTGCGAGCGCTGCTAGCCTTGACAGGGAAGGTATGA